From a single Verrucomicrobiia bacterium genomic region:
- a CDS encoding type Z 30S ribosomal protein S14: MARTALKVKAARPPKFSTRRQRRCWKCGRIHSVYRQFGLCRLCLREAIHRGEIPGMKKASW; encoded by the coding sequence ATGGCCCGTACCGCTCTGAAAGTTAAGGCAGCCCGCCCTCCAAAATTCTCAACTCGCCGTCAGCGACGTTGCTGGAAGTGTGGCCGCATTCACTCCGTGTACCGCCAGTTCGGTCTTTGTCGCCTTTGCCTTCGTGAGGCAATTCACCGTGGCGAAATTCCGGGCATGAAGAAGGCCTCCTGGTAA
- the rplR gene encoding 50S ribosomal protein L18, with product MITARNHANRIRRARRTRAKLALHSDLPRLSVHRTLRHIYAQIIDDTKGMTVAAASDLTIENKKATKTEIAKLVGAAIAGLAKEKKVTAVRFDRGSFKYHGRVAALAEAARENGLTF from the coding sequence ATGATTACTGCCCGCAACCACGCGAATCGGATCCGACGCGCCCGACGGACACGTGCCAAGCTCGCCCTCCACAGCGACCTGCCACGTCTTTCAGTGCATCGAACCCTTCGCCACATCTATGCGCAGATCATCGACGATACCAAAGGTATGACCGTCGCCGCTGCTTCTGATCTCACAATTGAGAACAAGAAAGCAACTAAGACAGAAATTGCCAAGCTCGTTGGTGCCGCTATTGCCGGACTCGCTAAGGAAAAGAAAGTTACCGCCGTCCGTTTTGACCGCGGAAGCTTCAAGTACCACGGACGTGTCGCTGCATTGGCAGAGGCTGCTCGCGAAAACGGCCTCACCTTCTAA
- the rpsE gene encoding 30S ribosomal protein S5, translating into MRKQQQHNQPKEHSEFEEVLVEVGRVTRVVKGGRRLRFRALVVVGDKKGRVGAAVAKGSEVQSAVQKATLAAKKNLITVPITSTKSIPHDVLERYGASIVLLKPAALGTSVIAGGAVRAVVTLAGIENILSKSIGSSNKINVVMATLKALTKFKSKE; encoded by the coding sequence ATGCGTAAGCAACAGCAACACAATCAGCCTAAGGAGCACTCCGAGTTCGAGGAAGTGCTTGTTGAGGTAGGACGCGTTACCCGCGTAGTTAAAGGTGGCCGCCGTCTTCGTTTTCGCGCACTCGTCGTAGTGGGTGACAAGAAGGGCCGCGTAGGGGCAGCAGTAGCTAAGGGCTCAGAAGTACAGTCCGCTGTACAGAAGGCCACCCTTGCTGCCAAGAAGAACCTCATTACCGTTCCTATTACCAGCACTAAGTCCATCCCTCACGATGTACTAGAGCGCTACGGTGCAAGCATTGTATTGCTTAAGCCTGCCGCCCTTGGTACGTCTGTGATCGCAGGTGGTGCAGTCCGCGCCGTGGTAACTCTGGCCGGTATCGAGAACATCCTCTCGAAGAGTATTGGTTCCAGCAACAAGATCAACGTCGTTATGGCCACCCTTAAGGCCCTCACGAAGTTTAAGAGCAAGGAGTAA
- the rplF gene encoding 50S ribosomal protein L6, translating to MSRVGKQPITLPANTTVTLEGEQYVVNGPKGTLIVPSFEGVTVNQEESTLQLACEAESARPHYGLLRALLSNAVTGVSAGWTRNLELHGVGMRASLAGSSLNLSLGFSHPVVVEAPEGVNFIVTKNVITVSGIDKQLVGETAARIRRFRKPEPYKGKGIRFSDEHVRRKAGKTGKAAK from the coding sequence ATGTCACGCGTAGGCAAGCAACCCATCACACTCCCAGCTAACACAACGGTCACTCTCGAAGGAGAGCAGTATGTTGTGAATGGCCCAAAGGGAACACTTATTGTCCCTTCCTTTGAAGGCGTAACCGTAAACCAGGAAGAGTCTACTCTTCAGCTCGCTTGCGAGGCTGAATCCGCTCGTCCTCACTACGGTCTCCTTCGCGCCCTCCTCTCCAACGCCGTCACTGGTGTAAGTGCAGGATGGACCCGCAACCTTGAACTCCACGGTGTAGGAATGCGTGCCAGCCTTGCTGGTTCATCCCTCAACCTGAGCCTTGGTTTCTCACACCCAGTTGTCGTTGAGGCACCTGAAGGCGTGAACTTCATTGTTACAAAAAACGTTATTACCGTTAGCGGCATCGACAAGCAACTTGTTGGTGAAACCGCTGCACGTATCCGCCGCTTCCGTAAACCTGAGCCTTATAAGGGCAAGGGAATCCGCTTTAGCGATGAACACGTACGCCGCAAGGCAGGTAAAACCGGTAAAGCCGCTAAATAA
- the rpsH gene encoding 30S ribosomal protein S8, translating to MDTIGNLLTSIRNAEGASHTQVTVPFSTQSMAILDILKAEGYIEGATATEDAKKKIVIDLVPGIRHSLKRISTPGRRLYTPATAIPMVLRGLGMVIVSTSKGMMTGKNARRQNLGGELICEVS from the coding sequence ATGGATACTATTGGTAACCTCCTAACATCGATTCGGAACGCTGAGGGCGCAAGCCACACTCAGGTCACTGTACCTTTCTCCACTCAGAGCATGGCCATTTTGGACATCCTGAAGGCAGAAGGCTACATTGAGGGTGCTACAGCTACCGAAGACGCCAAGAAGAAGATCGTCATTGACCTTGTTCCTGGTATCCGCCACAGCCTTAAGCGTATCAGTACGCCAGGCCGTCGCCTCTATACTCCTGCCACTGCCATCCCAATGGTACTCCGCGGGCTAGGTATGGTGATTGTTTCCACTTCCAAAGGCATGATGACTGGCAAGAATGCCCGTCGCCAGAACCTTGGTGGTGAGCTTATCTGTGAAGTCTCGTAA
- the rplX gene encoding 50S ribosomal protein L24 yields the protein MKMSLKKGDSVLVIAGREKGKRGVVEKVISESNRVIVTGINLRKRHLKPSQKHPRGGIVELATAMHCSNVMPIDPATEKPVRANKIERTK from the coding sequence ATGAAAATGTCTCTCAAAAAAGGTGATTCCGTTCTCGTCATCGCAGGCCGTGAAAAAGGCAAGCGCGGTGTTGTAGAAAAGGTAATCTCTGAATCAAACCGCGTAATTGTGACAGGTATCAACCTTCGCAAGCGCCACCTTAAACCAAGTCAGAAGCACCCACGTGGTGGCATCGTAGAGCTGGCAACAGCTATGCACTGCTCCAACGTCATGCCAATTGACCCTGCAACCGAAAAGCCGGTCCGCGCCAATAAAATTGAGCGCACCAAGTAG
- the rplE gene encoding 50S ribosomal protein L5, translating to MHAYQKQYTTVAVPKLTEHTQYVSPYLVPKLEKVVINMGTGDILAAGKNMDEAAAFLSAISGQKAVITKSTKAIAGFKIRQGMPVGLKVTLRGKRMQDFMIKLTQVVLPRTRDFRGVKPSSIASNGSMHLGIKDSVVFPEVANGSFQHPLQVSMVVTPACSPEAARILFESLGFVFQTN from the coding sequence ATGCACGCCTACCAGAAACAATACACAACCGTTGCGGTTCCAAAGCTGACTGAGCACACTCAGTATGTTTCACCATACCTTGTTCCAAAGCTGGAGAAGGTAGTGATCAACATGGGTACAGGTGACATCCTTGCCGCTGGCAAGAATATGGACGAGGCCGCAGCATTCCTTTCCGCCATCTCCGGTCAGAAGGCAGTCATTACTAAGTCCACCAAAGCTATCGCTGGCTTCAAGATCCGCCAGGGTATGCCCGTTGGTCTTAAAGTGACCCTTCGCGGTAAGCGCATGCAGGACTTCATGATCAAGCTAACACAAGTCGTGTTGCCACGTACGCGTGACTTCCGCGGTGTTAAGCCTTCCTCAATTGCCTCCAACGGAAGTATGCACTTGGGTATTAAGGACAGCGTTGTGTTCCCAGAAGTGGCGAACGGCAGCTTCCAGCACCCGCTGCAGGTTTCTATGGTGGTAACACCTGCTTGCAGCCCCGAGGCAGCACGCATCCTGTTTGAATCTCTCGGTTTTGTCTTCCAAACTAATTAA
- the rplO gene encoding 50S ribosomal protein L15 — MRLHDISETHAHRKSKRVGRGNGSGKGTFAGRGVKGQKARTGANSNIPRTFIGGSTTLIQRLPKLKGFKSAAVKPVTVNIARVVANYTDGDKVTLLSLLEKGIISAKEAAQGVKIVGASGEVTHKLTFDTENGKLSVTKKLLA; from the coding sequence ATGCGTCTTCACGATATTTCTGAAACCCACGCTCATCGCAAATCAAAGCGTGTCGGACGTGGTAACGGTTCTGGCAAAGGGACCTTTGCAGGTCGCGGCGTAAAGGGTCAAAAGGCCCGTACCGGTGCGAACAGCAACATCCCACGTACGTTCATTGGTGGTAGCACCACCCTTATCCAGCGTCTTCCTAAGCTGAAGGGCTTTAAGTCCGCAGCCGTGAAGCCTGTTACCGTAAACATCGCTCGCGTTGTAGCAAACTACACCGATGGTGACAAAGTAACGCTCCTCTCACTTCTTGAAAAGGGAATCATTTCCGCTAAAGAAGCTGCCCAGGGCGTGAAAATCGTAGGTGCCTCCGGAGAGGTAACCCACAAACTTACCTTTGATACAGAGAACGGAAAGCTTTCCGTCACCAAGAAGCTGCTTGCCTAA